From a region of the Candidatus Brocadia sp. genome:
- a CDS encoding DUF4338 domain-containing protein produces the protein MKPILFQYRSRKLHTDDIAFIKALIDSYFLKGRSYISRELCKSWNWVQPNGKLKEYAARDLLLRLEEQGLVALPGRIRPKNNLKPKIFDQIPLFVKSTLGGTITGYEIPTIQVVKDPQESYLWGYLLYHYHYLGCPRLVGEHVRHIVHIGNQVVACLGWASAAWKVKDRDRFIGWDETTKRTHLHLIASNVRFLIPPWVTVKHLASKVLSLALKRLSDDWEAVYGHPVYLAETFVDTARFQGTCYQAANWLRVGKTKGSAKRGNTYRYHGQTKELYLYPLEKNFRRLLAHDQG, from the coding sequence ATGAAGCCAATACTATTCCAATACCGTTCACGGAAACTGCATACAGACGATATAGCCTTTATCAAGGCGCTCATTGATAGTTATTTTCTCAAAGGGCGGAGTTATATTTCCCGTGAACTTTGCAAAAGTTGGAACTGGGTGCAGCCCAATGGCAAGCTGAAAGAATACGCGGCACGAGACCTCCTTCTGCGATTGGAAGAGCAGGGCCTGGTAGCGCTTCCAGGCCGCATACGACCAAAAAACAATCTGAAACCTAAGATATTTGATCAGATACCCCTTTTTGTCAAAAGCACACTGGGAGGCACTATCACCGGGTATGAAATCCCGACGATCCAGGTGGTAAAAGACCCTCAAGAGAGTTACCTCTGGGGTTATCTCCTCTATCACTACCACTACCTCGGATGTCCCCGGCTTGTTGGAGAACACGTCAGGCACATCGTACATATCGGCAATCAGGTCGTTGCCTGTCTTGGATGGGCAAGCGCAGCATGGAAGGTCAAAGACCGTGACCGTTTCATCGGATGGGATGAGACCACCAAACGCACCCACTTGCATTTAATTGCCAGTAACGTGCGATTCCTCATTCCCCCCTGGGTTACGGTCAAACACCTTGCATCCAAGGTATTATCCCTTGCCCTCAAGCGTTTGTCAGATGACTGGGAAGCTGTCTACGGACATCCCGTGTATTTGGCGGAGACCTTTGTTGATACCGCGCGATTTCAAGGCACTTGCTATCAGGCAGCTAATTGGCTCCGTGTAGGAAAAACCAAAGGCAGTGCAAAACGGGGCAATACCTATCGGTATCATGGCCAGACGAAGGAACTCTACCTGTATCCTCTTGAGAAAAATTTCCGGAGGCTTCTTGCTCATGACCAGGGATGA
- a CDS encoding IS630 family transposase has protein sequence MARKAPIPYCSESDWQTLYEWVNSRSMECRLVERARIIKKLLAGEQVQKVARDIGTSQNTVIEWRKRFITSGIKGLYDLPRTGKPPKYDKEFRTRVLKTVELPSPKGQSKWDGPSLSRYLGASDDTVWRVLRKEGICLARQRSWCVSTDPEFGPKAADIGGLYLAPAENALVISVDEKPSIQALERTTGSVCTSNKKIVRGLKSTYKRHGTLNLFAALNVATGAIHTQTTELKRRVEFLAFMDQLLLDLPESDKKEVHVILDNYCIHKRNEGWLAAHPNVKFHFTPTSASWLNQVEIWFGILSRKALKNASFKSIEHLRTAIAEFIEAYQPNAKPFVWRKREVRGSQLRNTIRNLCN, from the coding sequence ATGGCAAGAAAAGCACCAATACCCTATTGTTCCGAGAGTGATTGGCAGACTCTATATGAGTGGGTCAATAGTCGGAGCATGGAGTGTCGGCTTGTTGAGCGCGCCAGAATCATTAAAAAGTTACTTGCGGGGGAACAGGTGCAAAAGGTGGCCAGAGATATAGGGACATCACAAAATACTGTTATAGAATGGAGGAAACGTTTTATAACAAGCGGGATAAAAGGCTTGTACGATCTGCCTCGCACTGGCAAACCTCCGAAATATGATAAGGAGTTCCGTACGCGGGTATTGAAAACAGTAGAGCTACCGTCGCCAAAAGGACAATCAAAGTGGGATGGCCCCTCTCTTTCACGCTACTTGGGAGCATCAGACGACACTGTCTGGCGTGTTCTTCGCAAAGAAGGCATTTGTCTTGCCCGGCAAAGAAGCTGGTGTGTCAGCACCGACCCGGAGTTTGGGCCAAAAGCGGCTGATATAGGTGGCTTATACCTTGCTCCTGCAGAAAACGCCTTGGTGATTTCCGTTGACGAAAAGCCAAGCATTCAGGCCTTGGAGCGGACAACAGGTTCTGTATGTACCAGTAACAAAAAAATTGTGCGTGGACTTAAAAGCACCTATAAACGTCACGGAACACTGAACCTGTTTGCAGCGCTCAATGTAGCAACGGGGGCTATTCATACACAAACAACAGAATTAAAAAGACGCGTAGAATTCCTGGCATTTATGGATCAACTCCTTTTGGATTTGCCGGAGAGCGACAAGAAAGAAGTCCATGTCATCCTTGACAACTACTGCATTCACAAACGAAATGAGGGGTGGCTGGCAGCACATCCGAATGTTAAGTTCCATTTTACTCCGACTTCTGCAAGCTGGCTCAATCAGGTAGAGATATGGTTTGGCATTCTCTCCAGAAAAGCCTTGAAGAACGCCAGCTTCAAGAGTATAGAGCACCTGAGAACTGCAATAGCGGAATTCATTGAAGCTTATCAGCCTAATGCCAAACCTTTCGTATGGCGTAAAAGGGAAGTTCGGGGTTCGCAACTAAGAAATACTATAAGAAACTTATGCAATTAG